In Poecilia reticulata strain Guanapo linkage group LG1, Guppy_female_1.0+MT, whole genome shotgun sequence, one genomic interval encodes:
- the ppp3r1b gene encoding calcineurin subunit B type 1b isoform X3, whose protein sequence is MLISWRLASHDAVLVQTRPGRTDMESGQKNTELQQNPLVRRVIDIFDTDGNGEIDFIEFIRGVSQFSVRGNQQQKLHFAFRVYDVDKDGFISNGELFQVLKAMVGSNLQDAALQQVVDKTILGADRDGDGRISFHEFCTIVGELDFTKKMVVDV, encoded by the exons ATGCTGATCAGCTGGCGATTAGCGTCACATGACGCGGTGCTGGTTCAGACCAGACCCGGCAGGACCGACATGGAGAGCGGCCAGAAGAACACAG AACTCCAGCAGAACCCGCTGGTCCGGAGAGTCATCGACATCTTCGACACGGACGGGAACGGGGAGATCGACTTCATCG AGTTCATCCGAGGAGTGTCTCAGTTCAGCGTCAGAgggaaccagcagcagaagctCCACT TTGCCTTCCGGGTCTACGACGTGGATAAGGACGGCTTCATCTCCAACGGCGAGCTGTTCCAGGTGCTGAAGGCCATGGTGGGCTCCAACCTGCAGGACGCCGCGCTGCAGCAGGTCGTCGATAAAACCATCCTCGGCGCCGACCGCGACGGAGACGGACGGATCTCCTTCCACGAGTTCTGCACG ATTGTGGGTGAGCTGGACTTCACCAAGAAGATGGTGGTGGACGTCTGA
- the ppp3r1b gene encoding calcineurin subunit B type 1b isoform X1 — protein MLISWRLASHDAVLVQTRPGRTDMESGQKNTGESAGNRGGSQSESSRKPISEEGGEIRRLGKRFRKLDLDGSGSLSVDDFMSLPELQQNPLVRRVIDIFDTDGNGEIDFIEFIRGVSQFSVRGNQQQKLHFAFRVYDVDKDGFISNGELFQVLKAMVGSNLQDAALQQVVDKTILGADRDGDGRISFHEFCTVSGSAPEPAASAEPTVL, from the exons ATGCTGATCAGCTGGCGATTAGCGTCACATGACGCGGTGCTGGTTCAGACCAGACCCGGCAGGACCGACATGGAGAGCGGCCAGAAGAACACAGGTGAGTCTGCAGGAAACAGGggaggcagccaatcagagagcagcaggaaaCCGATTTCAGAGGAGGGGGGGGAGATCAGGAGGCTGGGGAAGAGGTTCCGGAAACTGGACTTGGATGGATCCGGATCCCTAAGCGTGGACGATTTCATGTCTCTGCCAGAACTCCAGCAGAACCCGCTGGTCCGGAGAGTCATCGACATCTTCGACACGGACGGGAACGGGGAGATCGACTTCATCG AGTTCATCCGAGGAGTGTCTCAGTTCAGCGTCAGAgggaaccagcagcagaagctCCACT TTGCCTTCCGGGTCTACGACGTGGATAAGGACGGCTTCATCTCCAACGGCGAGCTGTTCCAGGTGCTGAAGGCCATGGTGGGCTCCAACCTGCAGGACGCCGCGCTGCAGCAGGTCGTCGATAAAACCATCCTCGGCGCCGACCGCGACGGAGACGGACGGATCTCCTTCCACGAGTTCTGCACGGTGAGCGGGTCCGCTCCAGAACCAGCCGCTTCTGCAGAACCGACTGTCCTctga
- the fbxo48 gene encoding F-box only protein 48 encodes MQHEPAGPWPVFLLCERRAGLTSREACGSQNFAETLPTEMSVRIFRELDAESLCRASRTCRLWRSIIDDSEQLWRQQCMLVRAVCRREVDSDRSDGLSWKVTLLRNYSRSRVKAAWLAGRYSGVRSADELLGSKMAPLDAETWGEILQAELDR; translated from the exons ATGCAGCATGAGCCTGCAGGGCCTTGGCCAGTGTTTCTGCTCTGTGAGCGACGAGCCGGCCTGACGTCCCGGGAAGCTTGCGGCTCTCAGAACTTTGCGGAGACTCTTCCCACGGAGATGAGCGTGAGGATCTTCAGAGAGCTGGACGCAGAGAGCCTGTGCAGAGCCTCCAGGACGTGCAGACTGTGGCGCTCCATCATCGATGACAGCGAGCAGCTGTGGAGGCAGCAGTGCATGCTGGTCCGGGCCGTCTGTCGCCGGGAGGTGGACAGCGACCGCAGCGACGGCCTCTCCTGGAAG GTGACCCTTCTGAGGAACTACAGCCGCAGCCGGGTGAAGGCGGCTTGGCTAGCCGGCCGCTACAGCGGCGTGCGCTCTGCAGACGAGCTGCTGGGCAGCAAAATGGCGCCGCTGGACGCAGAGACCTGGGGGGAGATCCTGCAGGCGGAGCTCGAcagatga
- the ppp3r1b gene encoding calcineurin subunit B type 1b isoform X2 has protein sequence MLISWRLASHDAVLVQTRPGRTDMESGQKNTGESAGNRGGSQSESSRKPISEEGGEIRRLGKRFRKLDLDGSGSLSVDDFMSLPELQQNPLVRRVIDIFDTDGNGEIDFIEFIRGVSQFSVRGNQQQKLHFAFRVYDVDKDGFISNGELFQVLKAMVGSNLQDAALQQVVDKTILGADRDGDGRISFHEFCTIVGELDFTKKMVVDV, from the exons ATGCTGATCAGCTGGCGATTAGCGTCACATGACGCGGTGCTGGTTCAGACCAGACCCGGCAGGACCGACATGGAGAGCGGCCAGAAGAACACAGGTGAGTCTGCAGGAAACAGGggaggcagccaatcagagagcagcaggaaaCCGATTTCAGAGGAGGGGGGGGAGATCAGGAGGCTGGGGAAGAGGTTCCGGAAACTGGACTTGGATGGATCCGGATCCCTAAGCGTGGACGATTTCATGTCTCTGCCAGAACTCCAGCAGAACCCGCTGGTCCGGAGAGTCATCGACATCTTCGACACGGACGGGAACGGGGAGATCGACTTCATCG AGTTCATCCGAGGAGTGTCTCAGTTCAGCGTCAGAgggaaccagcagcagaagctCCACT TTGCCTTCCGGGTCTACGACGTGGATAAGGACGGCTTCATCTCCAACGGCGAGCTGTTCCAGGTGCTGAAGGCCATGGTGGGCTCCAACCTGCAGGACGCCGCGCTGCAGCAGGTCGTCGATAAAACCATCCTCGGCGCCGACCGCGACGGAGACGGACGGATCTCCTTCCACGAGTTCTGCACG ATTGTGGGTGAGCTGGACTTCACCAAGAAGATGGTGGTGGACGTCTGA
- the snrpb2 gene encoding U2 small nuclear ribonucleoprotein B'', protein MDIRPNHTVYINNINDKVKKEELKRSLYALFSQFGQIVDIVAMKTMKMRGQAFVVFKELTAATNALRQLQGFPFYNKPMRIQYAKTDSEVISKMKGTFSDKEKKKEKKKKAQEAAAAANAAKKPLATLAVPGQTPAVQVPDNPPNHILFLNNLPEETNEMMLSMLFNQFPGFKEVRLVPGKHDIAFVEFESETQGGVAKDALQGFRITATCAMKITYAKK, encoded by the exons ATGGACATCCGGCCGAATCACACCGTCTACATCAACAACATCAACGATAAAGTGAAGAAAGAAG AGCTGAAGCGTTCGCTCTACGCGCTCTTCTCCCAGTTCGGCCAGATCGTCGACATCGTGGCCATGAAGACGATGAAGATGAGGGGCCAGGCCTTCGTCGTGTTCAAGGAGCTGACGGCCGCCACCAACGCGCTGCGCCAGCTGCAGGGCTTCCCCTTCTACAACAAGCCCATG AGGATCCAGTACGCTAAAACCGACTCGGAGGTCATCTCTAAGATGAAAGGCACCTTCAGCGacaaggagaaaaagaaggagaagaagaagaaggcccAGGAGGCAGCGGCGGCAGCTAACGCCGCTAAGAAGCCTTTAGCG ACTCTGGCTGTGCCTGGACAGACACCTGCAGTTCAG GTTCCAGACAATCCTCCAAACCACATCCTGTTCCTGAACAACCTGCCAGAGGAAACCAACGAGATGATGCTGTCCATGCTGTTCAACCA gtttccgGGCTTCAAAGAGGTGCGTCTGGTTCCGGGGAAGCACGACATCGCCTTCGTGGAGTTTGAGAGCGAGACGCAGGGGGGCGTGGCCAAAGACGCGCTGCAGGGCTTCAGGATCACGGCCACCTGCGCCATGAAGATCACCTACGCCAAGAAGTAG
- the cnrip1a gene encoding CB1 cannabinoid receptor-interacting protein 1a has protein sequence MDDVPPIITIQVALWIQPNDGPVFFKVDGTRFGQSRTIKLLTGSKYRVEVAVKPGALEATNMNIGGIVFPLEQQSRDEESVVYHGRYDTEGVPHTKSGDRQPIQVSIEFNKAGSFETVWQVKFYNYYKREHCQFGNKFSNIQYECKPNETRTLMWINKEAFN, from the exons ATGGACGACGTCCCGCCGATCATCACCATCCAGGTCGCGCTCTGGATCCAGCCGAACGACGGACCCGTCTTCTTCAAGGTGGACGGAACCCGCTTCGGCCAGAGCCGGACCATCAAGCTGCTGACGGGATCCAAGTACCGGGTCGAGGTGGCGGTGAAGCCCGGAGCCCTGGAGGCCAC CAACATGAACATCGGAGGAATCGTGTTTCCTCTGGAGCAGCAGTCCAGAGACGAGGAGTCGGTGGTTTACCACGGGCGCTACGACACCGAGGGCGTCCCACACACCAAGAGCGGAGACCGCCAGCCCATCCAAGTCAGCATAGAG TTCAACAAGGCCGGGTCGTTCGAGACGGTCTGGCAGGTCAAGTTCTACAACTACTACAAGCGGGAGCACTGCCAGTTCGGCAACAAGTTCAGCAACATCCAGTACGAGTGCAAACCCAACGAGACCCGGACCCTGATGTGGATCAACAAGGAGGCCTTCAACTGA
- the aplf gene encoding aprataxin and PNK-like factor isoform X5 translates to MSGFGLVPVDGGDLVQLPPGETVLGRGPFLGISDTRVSRRHGLLENLDGQLRLKPTHINPCFLLLSPNDDPRPLERGSWHRLHPGDQFSLLPGRFIYRVAAGGAERSAPRNSQNFEDEEGALPLPAGSDAAAPLVVRLGQEQTSCADRNRHSSDFRQEVLTQRLDGVRSNEAPPPPRTRALPAWMMAAAAAPASKGVKRSKPAATQAPPTHSSPPEGAELREEEAERPRKKSRAMSSEEEILPTQTDDLWDESTSRGQIGPSRSEVSCPPSQSAAAEKSQQEEKKTRPGVRTACPYGKDCYRKNPLHFQESSHPGDADYEEEEEERPECPYGAACYRKNPVHRKQFRHTERPAPRPAATRPPDDPDDDSFISDDSDDDSDYEPQDDLQREAKASQRKRRR, encoded by the exons ATGTCCGGCTTCGGCTTGGTCCCGGTGGACGGCGGGGATCTGGTCCAGCTGCCGCCGGGTGAGACGGTGCTGGGCCGGGGTCCCTTCCTCGGG ATCAGTGACACCAGAGTTTCCCGACGCCACGGTCTGCTGGAGAACCTGGACGGACAGCTGCGACTCAAACCG ACCCACATCAACCCGTGTTTCCTCCTGTTGTCCCCGAACGATGACCCCCGACCCCTGGAGAGGGGCTCCTGGCACCGGCTTCACCCCGGAGATCAGTTCTCTCTGCTGCCGGGTCGCTTCATCTACAGGGTGGCGGCCGGCGGCGCGGAGCGGAGCGCGCCCAG GAACAGTCAGAACTTTGAGGACGAAGAAGgagctcttcctcttcctgccgGGTCCGATGCGGCGGCTCCTCTGGTGGTCAGACTGGGTCAGGAACAGACTTCCTGTGCAGACAGGAACCGGCACAGCAGCGATTTCAGGCAG GAAGTCTTGACTCAACGTCTGGACGGCGTTCGGAGCAacgaggctccgccccctcccaGGACGCGGGCCTTACCTGCCTGGATGATGGCGGCTGCCGCGGCTCCAGCCTCCAAAG GCGTGAAGAGAAGTAAACCTGCTGCCACTCAGGCCCCGCCCACTCACTCCTCCCCACCTGAGGGGGCGGAACTCCGCGAGGAAGAGGCAGAGAGGCCGAGGAAGAAGAGTCGGGCGATGAGCAGCGAGGAAGAAATCCTCCCAACACAAACA GATGACCTCTGGGATGAGTCGACCTCCAGAGGTCAGATTGGAcccagcaggtcagaggtcagctgtCCACCGTCACAGAGCGCAGCAGCTGAGAAATCgcagcaggaggagaagaagacCCGGCCTGGAGTCAGGACCGCTTGTCCCTACGGGAAGGACTGCTACAG GAAGAACCCGCTTCACTTCCAGGAGAGCAGTCACCCTGGAGACGCCGActacgaggaggaggaggaggagcgacCCGAGTGTCCGTACGGCGCCGCCTGCTACAG GAAGAATCCTGTCCACCGGAAGCAGTTCAGACACACAGAGCGACCCG CCCCCCGCCCCGCCGCCACGAGGCCCCCCGACGACCCCGATGACGACAGCTTCATCAGTGACGACTCGGACGACGACTCGGACTACGAGCCGCAGGACGACCTGCAGCGGGAGGCGAAGGCCtcccagaggaagaggaggaggtag
- the aplf gene encoding aprataxin and PNK-like factor isoform X4: protein MSGFGLVPVDGGDLVQLPPGETVLGRGPFLGISDTRVSRRHGLLENLDGQLRLKPTHINPCFLLLSPNDDPRPLERGSWHRLHPGDQFSLLPGRFIYRVAAGGAERSAPRNSQNFEDEEGALPLPAGSDAAAPLVVRLGQEQTSCADRNRHSSDFRQEVLTQRLDGVRSNEAPPPPRTRALPAWMMAAAAAPASKGVKRSKPAATQAPPTHSSPPEGAELREEEAERPRKKSRAMSSEEEILPTQTDDLWDESTSRGQIGPSRSEVSCPPSQSAAAEKSQQEEKKTRPGVRTACPYGKDCYRKNPLHFQESSHPGDADYEEEEEERPECPYGAACYRKNPVHRKQFRHTERPEIRSVLKPRLLSAAPRPAATRPPDDPDDDSFISDDSDDDSDYEPQDDLQREAKASQRKRRR from the exons ATGTCCGGCTTCGGCTTGGTCCCGGTGGACGGCGGGGATCTGGTCCAGCTGCCGCCGGGTGAGACGGTGCTGGGCCGGGGTCCCTTCCTCGGG ATCAGTGACACCAGAGTTTCCCGACGCCACGGTCTGCTGGAGAACCTGGACGGACAGCTGCGACTCAAACCG ACCCACATCAACCCGTGTTTCCTCCTGTTGTCCCCGAACGATGACCCCCGACCCCTGGAGAGGGGCTCCTGGCACCGGCTTCACCCCGGAGATCAGTTCTCTCTGCTGCCGGGTCGCTTCATCTACAGGGTGGCGGCCGGCGGCGCGGAGCGGAGCGCGCCCAG GAACAGTCAGAACTTTGAGGACGAAGAAGgagctcttcctcttcctgccgGGTCCGATGCGGCGGCTCCTCTGGTGGTCAGACTGGGTCAGGAACAGACTTCCTGTGCAGACAGGAACCGGCACAGCAGCGATTTCAGGCAG GAAGTCTTGACTCAACGTCTGGACGGCGTTCGGAGCAacgaggctccgccccctcccaGGACGCGGGCCTTACCTGCCTGGATGATGGCGGCTGCCGCGGCTCCAGCCTCCAAAG GCGTGAAGAGAAGTAAACCTGCTGCCACTCAGGCCCCGCCCACTCACTCCTCCCCACCTGAGGGGGCGGAACTCCGCGAGGAAGAGGCAGAGAGGCCGAGGAAGAAGAGTCGGGCGATGAGCAGCGAGGAAGAAATCCTCCCAACACAAACA GATGACCTCTGGGATGAGTCGACCTCCAGAGGTCAGATTGGAcccagcaggtcagaggtcagctgtCCACCGTCACAGAGCGCAGCAGCTGAGAAATCgcagcaggaggagaagaagacCCGGCCTGGAGTCAGGACCGCTTGTCCCTACGGGAAGGACTGCTACAG GAAGAACCCGCTTCACTTCCAGGAGAGCAGTCACCCTGGAGACGCCGActacgaggaggaggaggaggagcgacCCGAGTGTCCGTACGGCGCCGCCTGCTACAG GAAGAATCCTGTCCACCGGAAGCAGTTCAGACACACAGAGCGACCCG agaTCCGATCGGTTCTGAAACCCAGACTCCTCTCTGCAGCCCCCCGCCCCGCCGCCACGAGGCCCCCCGACGACCCCGATGACGACAGCTTCATCAGTGACGACTCGGACGACGACTCGGACTACGAGCCGCAGGACGACCTGCAGCGGGAGGCGAAGGCCtcccagaggaagaggaggaggtag
- the aplf gene encoding aprataxin and PNK-like factor isoform X1 yields the protein MSGFGLVPVDGGDLVQLPPGETVLGRGPFLGISDTRVSRRHGLLENLDGQLRLKPTHINPCFLLLSPNDDPRPLERGSWHRLHPGDQFSLLPGRFIYRVAAGGAERSAPRYRPPRRCHGDDGGHYQDEVNYGALFSCPAEALTASQSLCRNSQNFEDEEGALPLPAGSDAAAPLVVRLGQEQTSCADRNRHSSDFRQEVLTQRLDGVRSNEAPPPPRTRALPAWMMAAAAAPASKGVKRSKPAATQAPPTHSSPPEGAELREEEAERPRKKSRAMSSEEEILPTQTDDLWDESTSRGQIGPSRSEVSCPPSQSAAAEKSQQEEKKTRPGVRTACPYGKDCYRKNPLHFQESSHPGDADYEEEEEERPECPYGAACYRKNPVHRKQFRHTERPEIRSVLKPRLLSAAPRPAATRPPDDPDDDSFISDDSDDDSDYEPQDDLQREAKASQRKRRR from the exons ATGTCCGGCTTCGGCTTGGTCCCGGTGGACGGCGGGGATCTGGTCCAGCTGCCGCCGGGTGAGACGGTGCTGGGCCGGGGTCCCTTCCTCGGG ATCAGTGACACCAGAGTTTCCCGACGCCACGGTCTGCTGGAGAACCTGGACGGACAGCTGCGACTCAAACCG ACCCACATCAACCCGTGTTTCCTCCTGTTGTCCCCGAACGATGACCCCCGACCCCTGGAGAGGGGCTCCTGGCACCGGCTTCACCCCGGAGATCAGTTCTCTCTGCTGCCGGGTCGCTTCATCTACAGGGTGGCGGCCGGCGGCGCGGAGCGGAGCGCGCCCAGGTACCGGCCTCCCAGGCGTTGTCATGGCGATGACGGGGGTCATTACCAGGATGAGGTTAATTACGGAGCTTTGTTCTCATGTCCCGCTGAAGCACTAACTGCGTCTCAGTCTCTCTGCAGGAACAGTCAGAACTTTGAGGACGAAGAAGgagctcttcctcttcctgccgGGTCCGATGCGGCGGCTCCTCTGGTGGTCAGACTGGGTCAGGAACAGACTTCCTGTGCAGACAGGAACCGGCACAGCAGCGATTTCAGGCAG GAAGTCTTGACTCAACGTCTGGACGGCGTTCGGAGCAacgaggctccgccccctcccaGGACGCGGGCCTTACCTGCCTGGATGATGGCGGCTGCCGCGGCTCCAGCCTCCAAAG GCGTGAAGAGAAGTAAACCTGCTGCCACTCAGGCCCCGCCCACTCACTCCTCCCCACCTGAGGGGGCGGAACTCCGCGAGGAAGAGGCAGAGAGGCCGAGGAAGAAGAGTCGGGCGATGAGCAGCGAGGAAGAAATCCTCCCAACACAAACA GATGACCTCTGGGATGAGTCGACCTCCAGAGGTCAGATTGGAcccagcaggtcagaggtcagctgtCCACCGTCACAGAGCGCAGCAGCTGAGAAATCgcagcaggaggagaagaagacCCGGCCTGGAGTCAGGACCGCTTGTCCCTACGGGAAGGACTGCTACAG GAAGAACCCGCTTCACTTCCAGGAGAGCAGTCACCCTGGAGACGCCGActacgaggaggaggaggaggagcgacCCGAGTGTCCGTACGGCGCCGCCTGCTACAG GAAGAATCCTGTCCACCGGAAGCAGTTCAGACACACAGAGCGACCCG agaTCCGATCGGTTCTGAAACCCAGACTCCTCTCTGCAGCCCCCCGCCCCGCCGCCACGAGGCCCCCCGACGACCCCGATGACGACAGCTTCATCAGTGACGACTCGGACGACGACTCGGACTACGAGCCGCAGGACGACCTGCAGCGGGAGGCGAAGGCCtcccagaggaagaggaggaggtag
- the aplf gene encoding aprataxin and PNK-like factor isoform X2: MSGFGLVPVDGGDLVQLPPGETVLGRGPFLGISDTRVSRRHGLLENLDGQLRLKPTHINPCFLLLSPNDDPRPLERGSWHRLHPGDQFSLLPGRFIYRVAAGGAERSAPRYRPPRRCHGDDGGHYQDEVNYGALFSCPAEALTASQSLCRNSQNFEDEEGALPLPAGSDAAAPLVVRLGQEQTSCADRNRHSSDFRQEVLTQRLDGVRSNEAPPPPRTRALPAWMMAAAAAPASKGVKRSKPAATQAPPTHSSPPEGAELREEEAERPRKKSRAMSSEEEILPTQTDDLWDESTSRGQIGPSRSEVSCPPSQSAAAEKSQQEEKKTRPGVRTACPYGKDCYRKNPLHFQESSHPGDADYEEEEEERPECPYGAACYRKNPVHRKQFRHTERPAPRPAATRPPDDPDDDSFISDDSDDDSDYEPQDDLQREAKASQRKRRR; this comes from the exons ATGTCCGGCTTCGGCTTGGTCCCGGTGGACGGCGGGGATCTGGTCCAGCTGCCGCCGGGTGAGACGGTGCTGGGCCGGGGTCCCTTCCTCGGG ATCAGTGACACCAGAGTTTCCCGACGCCACGGTCTGCTGGAGAACCTGGACGGACAGCTGCGACTCAAACCG ACCCACATCAACCCGTGTTTCCTCCTGTTGTCCCCGAACGATGACCCCCGACCCCTGGAGAGGGGCTCCTGGCACCGGCTTCACCCCGGAGATCAGTTCTCTCTGCTGCCGGGTCGCTTCATCTACAGGGTGGCGGCCGGCGGCGCGGAGCGGAGCGCGCCCAGGTACCGGCCTCCCAGGCGTTGTCATGGCGATGACGGGGGTCATTACCAGGATGAGGTTAATTACGGAGCTTTGTTCTCATGTCCCGCTGAAGCACTAACTGCGTCTCAGTCTCTCTGCAGGAACAGTCAGAACTTTGAGGACGAAGAAGgagctcttcctcttcctgccgGGTCCGATGCGGCGGCTCCTCTGGTGGTCAGACTGGGTCAGGAACAGACTTCCTGTGCAGACAGGAACCGGCACAGCAGCGATTTCAGGCAG GAAGTCTTGACTCAACGTCTGGACGGCGTTCGGAGCAacgaggctccgccccctcccaGGACGCGGGCCTTACCTGCCTGGATGATGGCGGCTGCCGCGGCTCCAGCCTCCAAAG GCGTGAAGAGAAGTAAACCTGCTGCCACTCAGGCCCCGCCCACTCACTCCTCCCCACCTGAGGGGGCGGAACTCCGCGAGGAAGAGGCAGAGAGGCCGAGGAAGAAGAGTCGGGCGATGAGCAGCGAGGAAGAAATCCTCCCAACACAAACA GATGACCTCTGGGATGAGTCGACCTCCAGAGGTCAGATTGGAcccagcaggtcagaggtcagctgtCCACCGTCACAGAGCGCAGCAGCTGAGAAATCgcagcaggaggagaagaagacCCGGCCTGGAGTCAGGACCGCTTGTCCCTACGGGAAGGACTGCTACAG GAAGAACCCGCTTCACTTCCAGGAGAGCAGTCACCCTGGAGACGCCGActacgaggaggaggaggaggagcgacCCGAGTGTCCGTACGGCGCCGCCTGCTACAG GAAGAATCCTGTCCACCGGAAGCAGTTCAGACACACAGAGCGACCCG CCCCCCGCCCCGCCGCCACGAGGCCCCCCGACGACCCCGATGACGACAGCTTCATCAGTGACGACTCGGACGACGACTCGGACTACGAGCCGCAGGACGACCTGCAGCGGGAGGCGAAGGCCtcccagaggaagaggaggaggtag
- the aplf gene encoding aprataxin and PNK-like factor isoform X3 translates to MSGFGLVPVDGGDLVQLPPGETVLGRGPFLGISDTRVSRRHGLLENLDGQLRLKPTHINPCFLLLSPNDDPRPLERGSWHRLHPGDQFSLLPGRFIYRVAAGGAERSAPRYRPPRRCHGDDGGHYQDEVNYGALFSCPAEALTASQSLCRNSQNFEDEEGALPLPAGSDAAAPLVVRLGQEQTSCADRNRHSSDFRQEVLTQRLDGVRSNEAPPPPRTRALPAWMMAAAAAPASKGVKRSKPAATQAPPTHSSPPEGAELREEEAERPRKKSRAMSSEEEILPTQTDDLWDESTSRGQIGPSRSEVSCPPSQSAAAEKSQQEEKKTRPGVRTACPYGKDCYRKNPLHFQESSHPGDADYEEEEEERPECPYGAACYRKNPVHRKQFRHTERPGESGFSYGFFWPQLTKRFGSERVGQPGGRFASEVLGRK, encoded by the exons ATGTCCGGCTTCGGCTTGGTCCCGGTGGACGGCGGGGATCTGGTCCAGCTGCCGCCGGGTGAGACGGTGCTGGGCCGGGGTCCCTTCCTCGGG ATCAGTGACACCAGAGTTTCCCGACGCCACGGTCTGCTGGAGAACCTGGACGGACAGCTGCGACTCAAACCG ACCCACATCAACCCGTGTTTCCTCCTGTTGTCCCCGAACGATGACCCCCGACCCCTGGAGAGGGGCTCCTGGCACCGGCTTCACCCCGGAGATCAGTTCTCTCTGCTGCCGGGTCGCTTCATCTACAGGGTGGCGGCCGGCGGCGCGGAGCGGAGCGCGCCCAGGTACCGGCCTCCCAGGCGTTGTCATGGCGATGACGGGGGTCATTACCAGGATGAGGTTAATTACGGAGCTTTGTTCTCATGTCCCGCTGAAGCACTAACTGCGTCTCAGTCTCTCTGCAGGAACAGTCAGAACTTTGAGGACGAAGAAGgagctcttcctcttcctgccgGGTCCGATGCGGCGGCTCCTCTGGTGGTCAGACTGGGTCAGGAACAGACTTCCTGTGCAGACAGGAACCGGCACAGCAGCGATTTCAGGCAG GAAGTCTTGACTCAACGTCTGGACGGCGTTCGGAGCAacgaggctccgccccctcccaGGACGCGGGCCTTACCTGCCTGGATGATGGCGGCTGCCGCGGCTCCAGCCTCCAAAG GCGTGAAGAGAAGTAAACCTGCTGCCACTCAGGCCCCGCCCACTCACTCCTCCCCACCTGAGGGGGCGGAACTCCGCGAGGAAGAGGCAGAGAGGCCGAGGAAGAAGAGTCGGGCGATGAGCAGCGAGGAAGAAATCCTCCCAACACAAACA GATGACCTCTGGGATGAGTCGACCTCCAGAGGTCAGATTGGAcccagcaggtcagaggtcagctgtCCACCGTCACAGAGCGCAGCAGCTGAGAAATCgcagcaggaggagaagaagacCCGGCCTGGAGTCAGGACCGCTTGTCCCTACGGGAAGGACTGCTACAG GAAGAACCCGCTTCACTTCCAGGAGAGCAGTCACCCTGGAGACGCCGActacgaggaggaggaggaggagcgacCCGAGTGTCCGTACGGCGCCGCCTGCTACAG GAAGAATCCTGTCCACCGGAAGCAGTTCAGACACACAGAGCGACCCGGTGAGTCTGGCTTTAGTTACGGGTTTTTCTGGCCACAGCTAACAAAGCGGTTCGGTTCTGAGCGGGTTGGACAGCCTGGCGGACGGTTTGCCAGTGAGGTTCTGGGAAGGAAGTGA